Proteins from a single region of Psilocybe cubensis strain MGC-MH-2018 chromosome 3, whole genome shotgun sequence:
- a CDS encoding Alpha N-terminal protein methyltransferase 1 yields MSLSAVEPNVQEGIEYWNTQPASLDGVLGGYGSGSLPRIDSLGSRLFLLNLFPQLSTIPSAFRPLDAPSDPPRTRALDVGAGIGRVTADVLLHLVSDVTILEPVEPFVQEALSRARRSAADPSSKDAWRGLADGSKSVTLLQGTLQDFHPLQPHHARFLDRVGYQPPRPDDEVGQGFDVIWCQWCLGHLSNVDLVAFLKRSHESLKKHPKALIVVKENICSDKPDGSAQEVFDEQDSSLTRSDAAWKAIFEQAGLRLVKEKVQEGLPDELFVVKMWVIISISKFMS; encoded by the exons ATGAGCTTGTCCGCCGTTGAACCAAACGTTCAAGAAGGCATCGAATACTGGAACACCCAACCAGCAAGTCTCGATGGTGTGCTTGGAGGATATGGATCGGGG TCTCTTCCGAGGATAGACTCACTCGGCTCCAGGCTTTTCTTGCTTAATCTGTTCCCCCAATTATCCACGATTCCTTCTGCGTTTCGTCCTCTTGATGCACCGTCCGATCCACCGAGGACGCGTGCATTGGACGTAGGCGCTGGCATCGGACGCGTAACGGCGGATGTGCTTCTCCACCTGGTCTCGGACGTGACGATCCTTGAGCCCGTGGAACCTTTCGTGCAGGAGGCACTATCGCGCGCACGACGTAGTGCTGCAGATCCATCGAGCAAGGACGCGTGGCGAGGACTTGCAGACGGGTCTAAAAGCGTAACTCTTCTCCAAGGAACACTGCAAGACTTCCATCCCCTTCAGCCGCACCATGCGCGTTTCCTCGATCGCGTAGGATATCAGCCCCCTCGCCCTGATGATGAGGTCGGACAGGGATTCGACGTCATATGGTGTCAATGGTGTTTGGGACATTTATCGAACGTTGATCTTGTGGCTTTTTTGAAAAGGAGCCATGAATCGTTAAAAAAGCACCCTAAAGCGCTTATTGTGGTCAAGGAGAATATTTGTTCAGACAAGCCCGATGGATCCGCGCAGGAGGTATTTGATGAACAAGATTCTAGCTTGACAAG GTCGGACGCGGCATGGAAGGCGATCTTCGAGCAGGCCGGTCTCCGACTAGTGAAGGAGAAAGTACAGGAAGGCCTGCCCGATGAACTTTTTGTGGTAAAAATGTGGGTCATAATTTCAATCTCTAAATTCATGTCGTAA
- a CDS encoding GTP:AMP phosphotransferase AK3, mitochondrial translates to MQSNLRSGVRNVHKVTLTRSASVQQPAIRIPNARVSGDSHVRTISQSAAMRRAIPFSLNTYSGPQDDRDERVVRMLMFGKPGAGKGTLTARLAQKYDILTLSTGDLLRQHIEERTDIGLQAEEIVARGGLVPDDMMLKVVTSKLDNLQHKHWILDGFPRTIGQAELLDAHLKKRNMPLTLVVNLDVPDEVILSRISDRWIHRPSGRVYNMSYNRPRVIGFDDQTGEPLTKRPDDNPEVFARRLAAFYASTSPLLAYFAKSAKTANTHRPNTHQHPHQISFHTPSGLKVKTLSGTTSDEIWPHLDRLIHNNFPGLREKLETREIRTRRLVSNALAAELGATTLS, encoded by the exons ATGCAAAGCAACCTTCGCAGCGGCGTCCGAAATGTGCACAAAGTCACTCTAACTCGCTCAGCTTCCGTTCAACAGCCCGCTATCCGCATCCCCAATGCTCGTGTGTCGGGCGACAGCCATGTACGGACTATCTCCCAGTCCGCTGCGATGCGCAGGGCTATCCCTTTCTCCCTTAATACATACAGTGGCCCACAGGACGACCGCGATGAACGCGTGGTTCGCATGCTCATGTTCGGAAAGCCCGGCGCAGGCAAGGGAACCCTGACCGCACGCCTTGCCCAAAAATACGACATACTCACTCTGTCAACTGGAGACCTTCTGCGCCAGCATATTGAGGAGCGCACGGATATCGGTCTACAAGCCGAGGAAATTGTAGCTCGAGGTGGACTGGTGCCCGATGACATGATGCTGAAGGTTGTAACGAGCAAGTTGGATAACCTCCAACACAAG CATTGGATCTTGGATGGCTTCCCTCGCACCATCGGACAAGCTGAATTGCTAGATGCTCATCTCAA GAAACGAAATATGCCATTGACACTTGTTGTAAACCTTGACGTTCCCGACGAAGTTATTCTGAGTCGTATATCCGACCGATGGATCCATCGTCCTTCGGGTCGCGTCTACAACATGTCTTACAATCGCCCACGCGTCATTGGCTTCGACGATCAAACCGGAGAACCGTTGACGAAGCGTCCCGATGACAATCCC GAGGTGTTCGCGCGCCGCCTCGCCGCGTTCTACGCGTCTACGTCACCATTACTCGCATACTTTGCCAAATCGGCCAAGACAGCAAATACCCATCGCCCGAACACTCACCAACACCCTCACCAAATATCCTTCCATACTCCCTCGGGATTGAAGGTAAAGACACTTTCTGGCACGACATCGGACGAGATTTGGCCGCATCTAGATCGCCTCATCCATAACAACTTCCCCGGACTGAGAGAAAAATTAGAAACTAGGGAAATACGCACTCGGCGCCTCGTCAGTAACGCACTTGCCGCCGAACTCGGGGCCACCACTCTTTCGTAG
- a CDS encoding MIOREX complex component 2 yields the protein MNSTVRKILVVGGNGFIGSAVCKAALARGIQVTSVSSSGRPYRSAKGHAPAWTSNVDWQRGDALQPQTFAHLLPNVDGVVHTLGTLIEDSSYKRAVQDGNVAALFGSLTKRFFDSGNPLEKRSDSGNLTGYDALNRDSALRVCEAFLSSPAGTSDPNAPRPFIYVSAEDIFRPVIPARYIESKREAEKGIEQMMSGHANYRGVYIRPSLVYHAHIRPLTTPVAALLDLSATIHSKVPRSIPTPSSVLRSLGASSTTAGDGQTTSALDSVANALSIPPIHVDHVADAICASLDSRNNVRGVVDVRRMRELIGWSGDGNADPGVGMAGAH from the exons ATGAATTCGACAGTGCGCAAGATACTCGTGGTCGGTGGAAATGGGTTCATAG GTTCTGCAGTTTGCAAAGCCGCATTAGCACGCGGAATCCAGGTGACAAGTGTCAG CTCATCTGGAAGGCCTTATCGTTCTGCCAAAGGACACGCACCAGCGTGGacatccaat GTAGACTGGCAACGCGGGGACGCACTGCAACCCCAGACCTTCGCGCATCTTCTTCCCAATGTGGACGGCGTAGTGCACACGCTCGGAACGCTCATCGAGGATAGTTCTTATAAACGTGCCGTCCAGGATGGAAACGTCGCCGCTCTGTTTGGCAGCCTCACCAAGAGGTTTTTCGATAGCGGCAATCCTCTAGAGAAAAGATCAGACAGCGGCAATCTGACAGGATACGATGCGCTGAATCGCGATTCTG CTTTACGCGTGTGCGAGGCGTTCTTGTCTTCCCCAGCCGGGACCAGTGATCCCAATGCACCTAGACCATTCATATACGTCTCTGCGGAGGACATTTTCAGGCCCGTGATTCCAGCTAGATACATCGAAAGCAAACGGGAGGCCGAAAAAGGGATCGAGCAGATGATGAGTGGCCACGCGAACTATCGCGGCGTGTATATACGACCCA GCTTGGTGTACCACGCTCATATTCGACCTCTGACGACGCCTGTGGCTGCCCTGCTGGACCTTTCAGCTACTATTCATAGCAAGGTACCTCGAAGCATCCCCACACCCTCCAGCGTGCTCCGATCGCTCGGTGCCTCATCGACGACTGCGGGGGATGGACAAACAACATCCGCATTGGACTCCGTTGCGAATGCCCTCTCTATCCCCCCCATCCATGTCGATCACGTTGCAGACGCGATCTGTGCTTCATTGGACTCGCGCAATAATGTTAGAGGAGTAGTAGACGTGCGCAGAATGCGCGAGCTCATTGGATGGTCAGGAGATGGTAATGCAGATCCCGGGGTGGGCATGGCAGGTGCACATTGA
- a CDS encoding Secretory carrier-associated membrane protein 5 — MNYTQNPFASTHSLDTNPFDDPPQQSASAANAARLEEIRRREQDLERREAELNNKAEHIRRHGRNNFPPFFPLIYHAINEEIPEASRPLITRLYQLWLVLFGTLIINFVACIFILIGGASGGGSDVGASLGYCIFIIPLSFLLWYRPIYNGYMKVKPSFYLFHLNFYFFFGGFHLLFSLYMIIGIPGTGSAGLIQTIRMFSNHSWAAAVLGLVATVGWTIQGAGNAWYYREPRDTLWKRETKLHDVIRLRLNWQATAPRRTSREAKKERAMVLVRGLYKQQTTQWLIEQQARAQSGDNK; from the exons ATGA ATTATACGCAGAATCCCTTTGCGTCAACGCATTCTCTCGATACCAATCCCTTTGACGATCCTCCGCAGCAGTCCGCGTCTGCTGCAAATGCCGCCCGTCTCGAGGAAATACGCCGTCGCGAGCAGGATCTCGAACGTCGCGAAGCAGAGCTCAATAACAAGGCAGAGCACATTCGCCGTCATGGCAGAAACAACTTTCCTCCAT TCTTCCCTCTCATTTATCATGCCATAAACGAAGAAATTCCAGAGGCGTCAAGACCACTTATAACCCGTCTATATCAGCTGTGGCTCGTCCTTTTTGGAACCCTCATCATAAATTTTGTTGCTTGCATTTTCATCCTTATTGGGGGTGCTTCAGGTGGTGGAAGCGACGTTGGTGCCAGTCTAGG CTATTGCATATTCATCATCCCactctctttcctcctctggTATCG TCCCATATACAACGGTTACATGAAGGTGAAACCATCTTTCTATCTATTCCATCTCA ACTTCTACTTCTTCTTTGGCGGATTCCACCTTCTCTTCAGTCTCTATAT GATCATTGGTATTCCAGG CACCGGATCCGCTGGGCTGATTCAGACCATCCGGATGTTCTCAAATCACTCATGGGCCGCAGCTGTCCTCGGCCTCGTAGCTACCGTAGGCTGGACGATCCAAGGAGCAGGCAATGCATGGTACTATCGTGAG CCGCGGGACACACTATGGAAAAG AGAAACTAAACTGCACGATGTCATTAGGCTAAGACTGAACTGGCAAGCCACGGCGCCAAGGCGTACTTCACGAGAGGCTAAAAAGGAGAGGGCGATGGTACTTGTACGGGGAC TCTACAAACAGCAGACGACACAATGGCTCATTGAACAGCAGGCCCGAGCACAAAGCGGCGACAATAAGTAG
- a CDS encoding Polyadenylate-binding protein, cytoplasmic and nuclear, with protein MSSPSVAQPEAVPVTATESVSPPAAAPAPYNPPTQSSVASAPSASLYVGELDPTVTEAMLFEIFNMIGPVASIRVCRDAVTRRSLGYAYVNYLNASDGERALEQLNYSLIKGRACRIMWSQRDPALRKTGQGNIFIKNLDELIDNKALHDTFAAFGNVLSCKVATDEHGRSKGYGFVHYETGEAADSAIKAVNGMLLNDKKVYVGHHISRKERQSKLDEMKAQFTNLYVKNIDPEMSQEDFEKLFKQFGSVTSALISVDEEGKSKGFGFVNFDSHEEAQKAVDTLHDTEVNGRKLFVSRAQKKAEREEELRRSYEQAKMEKLSKYQGVNLYIKNLEDDVDDDKLRAEFEVFGTVTSCKVMRDDKGTSKGFGFVCFSTPDEATKAVAEMNNKMIGTKPLYVSLAQRREVRRQQLESQIAQRNQIRMQQAAAAGLPGGYINGPMYYPPGPGFGPQGRGMMGYGQPGMMPPRPRYGPNGQVAGMPVPAPYGQAPAGYPMPQGGYPPRGPPRPPVARGPGGSPPHANVPIPRANGAAPANGAPRPAGPQGAAPAGRPAPAAAAGRNPPPPQAAAPPAAGYKQPAAAPQQGRPAGAAPAAPAAAAAPSIPAELGIPASQFHAAPVAEQKQMLGEVIYMRIVPSQPELAGKITGMLLEMDNTELLQLLEAPEAMNAKVNEALVVLHDFSAKESEGATA; from the exons ATGTCTTCTCCATCTGTTGCCCAGCCTGAGGCTGTCCCCGTTACCGCTACTGAGAGCGTTTctcctcctgctgctgcCCCAGCCCCATACAACCCTCCCACCCAGAGCTCTGTTGCTTCTgctccttctgcttctctcTATGTCGGAGAGCTGGACCCCACCGTCACCGAAGCTATGCTTTTTGAGATTTTCAACATGATTGGCCCAGTTGCTAG CATCCGTGTCTGCCGTGATGCAGTTACTCGTCGCTCTTTGGGCTATGCCTACGTTAACTACCTCAACGCCAGCGATG GTGAGCGTGCCCTTGAGCAGCTCAACTACTCCCTCATCAAAGGCCGTGCTTG CCGCATCATGTGGTCCCAACGTGACCCCGCTCTCCGCAAAACCGGCCAGGGAAACATTTTCATCAAAAACTTGGACGAACTCATCGACAACAAGGCTCTCCACGATACCTTTGCTGCTTTCGGTAACGTCTTGTCTTGCAAGGTTGCTACCGATGAACACGGTCGCTCCAAGGGTTATGGATTCGTCCACTACGAGACCGGCGAGGCCGCCGACAGCGCCATCAAAGCTGTCAACGGTATGTTGTTGAACGACAAGAAGGTCTATGTCGGTCACCACATCTCCCGCAAGGAGCGTCAATCCAAGCTCGACGAGATGAAGGCCCAGTTCACCAACCTATACGTCAAGAACATTGACCCTGAGATGAGCCAGGAGGACTTTGAAAAACTGTTCAAACAGTTTGGCAGTGTTACCTCTGCTCTTATCTCtgttgatgaagagggcAAGAGCAAGGGCTTTGGTTTCGTCAACTTTGACAGCCATGAAGAGGCCCAGAAAGCCGTGGATACTCTCCACGACACCGAGGTTAATGGACGCAAGTTGTTCGTCTCCCGGGcccagaagaaggctgagcGCGAGGAAGAGTTGCGCCGCTCATACGAGCAGGCCAAGATGGAGAAGTTGAGCAAGTACCAGGGTGTTAACCTCTACATCAAGAACTTGGAGGacgatgtcgatgatgaCAAGCTCCGTGCCGAGTTTGAGGTCTTTGGAACCGTCACCAGCTGCAAGGTTATGCGCGATGATAAGGGCACCTCCAAGGGTTTCGGTTTCGTTTGCTTCTCTACCCCAGATGAGGCTACGAAGGCTGTTGCTGAAATGAATAACAAGATGATCGGCACCAAGCCCCTGTATGTCTCTTTGGCTCAGCGCCGCGAAGTTCGCAGGCAGCAGCTCGAGAGCCAGATCGCTCAGCGCAACCAGATCCGCATGCAacaggctgctgctgctggtctCCCTGGAGGATACATCAACGGCCCCATGTACTATCCCCCTGGCCCCGGCTTCGGTCCCCAAGGCCGTGGCATGATGGGATACGGTCAGCCTGGCATGAtgcctcctcgtcctcggtATGGACCCAATGGACAGGTCGCCGGTATGCCTGTCCCCGCTCCTTATGGTCAGGCACCAGCAGGATATCCTATGCCCCAGGGAGGGTACCCACCTCGCGGACCTCCTCGTCCCCCTGTTGCTCGCGGCCCCGGTGGCTCGCCTCCTCATGCTAATGTTCCCATTCCCCGTGCTAATGGCGCTGCTCCCGCCAACGGTGCTCCTCGTCCTGCCGGTCCCCAAGGCGCTGCCCCTGCCGGACGCCCCGCtcctgctgccgctgctggCCGCaacccccctcctcctcaggCCGCTGCTCCTCCTGCTGCTGGGTACAAGCAGCCTGCTGCCGCTCCCCAGCAAGGAAGACCCGCTGGAGCCGCTCCCGCCGCCCctgcggctgctgctgctccttCTATCCCTGCCGAGCTGGGCATCCCTGCTTCTCAGTTCCACGCCGCCCCTGTCGCTGAACAGAAGCAAATGCTCGGTGAGGTTATCTACATGAGAATCGTTCC TTCTCAGCCTGAGCTTGCAGGAAAGATTACCGGTATGTTGTTGGAGATGGACAACACTGAGTTACTCCAGCTTTTGGAGGCTCCCGAGGCTATGAACGCCAAGGTCAACGAGGCCCTCGTCGTTCTCCACGACTTCTCTGCCAAGGAGTCGGAGGGCGCGACCGCCTAA
- a CDS encoding Secondary metabolism regulator LAE1 → MPEFVLQAVGDDEQQFFRTLHARTLNNLNHSYLLPVDHDEIQRSDIHHRLLQFVFSGRNYVGPVKEALQFGEQRRVLDLGTGSGTWAIDIADEFPRAEVIAVDLAPIQPRVVPPNCTFEICDIDQWSIPYPDAHFDFIHARSIHIGIHNYPRFLHEIARLLRPGGLVLLVEPTLDPSPPPPSLPPMPGWSTLWKTYRACLSRQLIDVTVPERLADLLAATAAFENIIIRDGNIPVGFWPQDPHLLSVGQLQWMDYELFLPALRPFFLCSGLPPSTVDRLIRDAQHDLYHPSYRPSTLIHIAYASKCY, encoded by the exons ATGCCTGAATTCGTCTTGCAAGCCGTGGGCGACGACGAGCAACAGTTCTTCCGCACCCTTCACGCCCGCACCCTCAACAATCTCAACCACTCCTACCTCCTCCCCGTCGATCACGACGAGATCCAG CGTTCCGATATACACCACCGTTTGCTTCAGTTTGTTTTCTCTGGCAGAAACTATGTAGGCCCCGTCAAGGAGGCTCTTCAATTTGGCGAACAGCGACGAG TCCTCGATCTTGGTACTGGTTCAGGCACATG GGCAATCGACATCGCAGACGAGTTCCCCAGAGCAGAGGTCATCGCCGTCGACCTCGCGCCCATCCAGCCAAG AGTCGTTCCTCCCAACTGCAC ATTCGAGATATGCGACATCGACCAGTGGAGCATTCCCTATCCCGACGCCCACTTTGACTTCATCCATGCCCGGTCTATACACATAGGC ATCCACAATTACCCCCGTTTTCTGCATGAAATTGCGCGTCTTCTCCGCCCCGGCGGCCTCGTTCTCTTGGTAGAACCCACACTGGACCCttctcctccgccgccgTCCCTTCCACCCATGCCAGGCTGGTCCACTCTCTGGAAAACCTACCGGGCGTGCCTCAGCCGGCAGCTCATCGACGTCACCGTCCCTGAAAGGCTTGCAGATCTCCTAGCAGCTACGGCAGCCTTCGAGAACATCATCATCCGAGACGGAAATATCCCCGTCGGTTTCTGGCCTCAAG ATCCGCATCTTCTATCTGTAGGTCAGCTTCAATGGATGGATTATGAATTGTTCCTGCCTGCTCTGCGACCCTTTTTCCTCTGCAGCGGCCTCCCACCGTCGACCGTTGACCGGCTCATTCGTGACGCGCAGCACGATCTGTATCACCCGTCCTATCGTCCTTCGACCCTCATTCATATTGCTTACGCCTCGAAATGTTACTGA
- a CDS encoding Signal recognition particle translates to MVLADLGRKLNAALSALNRSPVVDEKVLDATLKEITSALLESDVNVKLVASLRQKVKAKVKATLESNTGDKSKEINKKNMMQKAVFDELVALVDPGVEPYKPKKGQSNVIMAVGLQGNGKTTTCTKLAVHYQKRGFKSAIVCADTFRAGAFDQTRQSATKAKVAYFGSYTETDPVSIAAQGVAKFKKERFDVIIVDTSGRHKQESELFEEMVQIGEAVKPNMTVLILDASIGQAAEAQSRAFKDAADFGAIIVTKMDGHAKGGGAISAVAATKTPIIFLGVGEHLHDLDRFSPQPFISKLLGLGDVQGLMEHMQDLATQNPDKQKEMAKKLEEGKLSIRDWREQISNVMNMGPISKIASMIPGLPQDLLQGSDEEGSLRMKRMIYITDSMTAGELDSDGSPFMEMGKDGKPIGLTWRVTRVARGSGTSVREVEELLCQYRMMANMAKQAGGKNGWLSAMQKMQNAAGGKGRGAGGMPTPAQIQAMQRAMPPGMLQQMQRQLRSGGGMQEMMKAMMQGQGGDQFDMEEMQRMMAQMGGGGLGGLGGLGGLGGLGGLGGGMGDMLKMMGMGGAR, encoded by the exons ATGGTTTTGGCCGATCTAGGACGAAAGCTCAACGCCGCTCTCTCTGCTCTCAATAGGTCTCCTGTTGTGGACGAAAAG GTCCTCGATGCCACACTCAAAGAAATTACATCGGCTTTGCTCGAGTCTGACGTCAATGTCAAGCTCGTCGCTTCCCTACGGCAAAAAGTGAAGGCCAAGGTGAAAGCGACGCTAGAGTCCAATACAGGCGACAAATCGAAGGAGATTAACAAGAAGAATATGATGCAAAAG GCTGTATTTGATGAGCTCGTCGCCTTGGTTGATCCAGGCGTCGAACCATACAAACCCAAGAAAGGGCAGTCAAATGTCATAATGGCGGTCGGTCTCCAA GGTAACGGTAAAACCACGACATGTACCAAGCTCGCCGTACACTACCAAAAGCGCGGCTTCAAGTCTGCCATTGTCTGCGCTGATACATTCCGTGCTGGTGCTTTCGACCAGACTCGACAATCAGCAACCAAAGCCAAGGTCGCTTACTTCGGTTCGTACACTGAAACGGATCCTGTATCAATCGCTGCGCAAGGTGTAGCTAAATTTAAGAAGGAGAGATTCGATGTTATCATTGTGGACACTTCAGGAAGACATAAGCAGGAGTCAGAGTTGTTCGAGGAGATGGTACAGATTGGGGAGGCTGTGAAGCCGAATATGACGGTTTTGATTCTGGACGCCAGTATAG GTCAGGCTGCCGAGGCACAAAGTCGTGCATTTAAGGATGCTGCTGATTTTGGAGCGATTATCGTAACGAAGATGGATGGACACGCTAAAGGTGGAGGTGCTATATCTGC TGTGGCGGCCACTAAAACACCTATAATCTTCCTCGGTGTGGGAGAGCATCTACATGACTTGGATCGATTCTCACCACAGCCATTTATCTCAAAGcttttgggtttgggtgaTGTTCAAGGTCTCATGGAGCATATGCAGGATCTCGCCACACAAAATCCAGACAAGCAGAAAGAAATGGCCAAAAAGCTGGAAGAAGGAAAGCTGAGCATACGGGACTGGCGAGAGCAGATTTCAAATGTCATGAACAT GGGTCCGATTAGCAAAATTGCATCGATGATTCCGGGACTGCCACAAGATCTATTGCAAGGATCTGATGAAGAAGGATCGCTGAGGATGAAGCGTATGATCTATATTACAGATAGTATGACCGCGGGCGAGCTGGATTCCGACGGGTCACCGTTCATGGAGATGGGCAAGGATGGCAAACCCATCGGCCTAACATGGCGGGTTACACGTGTTGCGCGGGGAAGTGGGACGAGTGTGCGAGAAGTAGAGGAACTGCTGTGTCAATACCGGATGATGGCCAATATGGCCAAGCAGGCAGGTGGGAAGAACGGATGGCTGTCAGCTATGCAAAAAATGCAGAATGCTGCCGGTGGCAAAGGACGTGGTGCAGGCGGTATGCCAACACCTGCTCAAATTCAAGCTATGCAG CGAGCCATGCCACCCggtatgctgcaacagatGCAGAGACAACTCCGGAGCGGAGGTGGAATGCAAGAGATGATGAAAGCTATGATGCAAGGCCAAGGAGGTGACCAATTCGACATGGAAGAAATGCAGC GGATGATGGCTCAGATGGGAGGAGGTGGCCTTGGAGGTTTAGGAGGACTTGGAGGCCTCGGAGGTCTCGGCGGCCTTGGTGGTGGAATGGGAGATATGCTCAAGATGATGGGAATGGGAGGGGCACGATAA
- a CDS encoding Transcription factor SPT8, with protein MIEPELYDSEEEETLDGLYDGEDDADAEADDDDNENENEHDQGDHLLDNIGHPDAADDATEDGDDDSGSDDSEEDDEEEDEDEEEEDEEPSLDLGLVEEGVPPGSSELGSNHSMDSRSPSALPAPAPSPPRKRSFSPAHLRRNGLAFSFDRLPRSYTVEAICAIPHPVPTHALAGSACFSHLLTGSDDGYIRDYDIFSAVNGKNFLTAPQRHHANVVEGLMKSGQLRFWWENTANPEAKPPGILSIEEEATTAPVYSLAMQSDALWALAGTDAGYINLFTVRHQPGQLQHVLPGHRGPVSALALDYDEKSVFSAGWDGEAIQWDLNTGQNARTFTAHNSQLSGIALRPASSGYVQTGPAIYTQSNHPSGPETETQKSSDAMNVDPPNGTEEEKAVPPTAQSGEPTQTMTADSDARSDASFDPLFDDVPEEEEAKPALPMESMLAIPSGWEPVAQPAQQPSQPARPPPTVIPPPKGAPPLFDPVEYSTYSPDLLMTAFIDGQILLWDRRVHTNGRGVGRLWMSEKTPPWCLSACWSADGAQIFAGRRNGTVDVWDVRVLGQSGPTNTPRLLKTLRNPASSGVVSCVVAFPDCRHMACASVDNIRLWNVTDSGEDAWGKPKSGVPFKIIPGHHGGYISQMIIDPGARFMVSASSNRGWYGDSTRTVFVHDIKRVD; from the exons ATGATCGAACCTGAACTATACGACtctgaggaggaggaaaccCTTGATGGTCTGTATGATGGTGAAGACGACGCGGATGCCGAGgcagacgatgacgacaacgaaaacgaaaacgaacaTGACCAGGGAGATCACTTGTTGGACAATATAGGGCACCCGGACGCGGCAGATGATGCGACTGAGGACGGCGACGAT GACTCTGGCTCTGATGAttctgaagaagacgatgaggaagaggatgaggacgaagaagaggaagacgaggagcCGTCTTTGGATCTCGGTCTCGTTGAGGAGGGCGTACCTCCTGGTAGCAGCGAGCTAGGCTCGAATCACAGCATGGATAGCAGGTCCCCGTCAGCACTACCTGCGCCAG ccccttcccctcctcgcAAACGTTCTTTTTCACCGGCCCATCTGCGAAGAAACGGTCTCGCGTTCTCTTTTGACCGACTGCCACGCTCCTACACTGTTGAAGCCATCTGTGCCATTCCTCACCCTGTACCTACTCATGCATTGGCTGGTTCTGCATGCTTCTCCCACCTTCTGACCGGCTCTGACGACGGGTATATTAGAGACTACGATATTTTCTCAGCCGTCAATGGCAAGAACTTTCTAACAGCTCCTCAGAGGCACCATGCCAATGTGGTGGAAGGGCTGATGAAATCGGGTCAATTGCGGTTCTGGTGGGAGAACACTGCAAATCCTGAAGCCAAACCTCCTGGCATTTTGTCTATTGAAGAAGAGGCAACTACAGCCCCTGTTTACAGCCTTGCTATGCAATCCGATGCACTTTGGGCATTAGCTGGCACAGAT GCAGGTTACATCAACCTTTTCACTGTTCGACATCAACCTGGTCAGTTACAACATGTGTTACCCGGACATCGTGGGCCTGTCTCTGCTCTTGCTTTGGATTATGACGAGAAGAGTGTGTTTAGCGCTGGTTGGGATGGAGAGGCCATT CAATGGGATTTGAATACAGGACAAAATGCTAGAACCTTCACAGCACATAATTCACAGTTAAGCGGTATTGCGTTACGACCTGCGAGCTCAGGTTATGTCCAAACAGGACCTGCTATATATACCCAATCAAACCACCCGTCAGGACCAGAGACTGAAACCCAAAAAAGCTCTGATGCTATGAATGTCGATCCTCCGAATGGTacagaagaagagaaggctgTACCGCCTACAGCTCAATCCGGAGAACCCACACAAACTATGACCGCAGATTCGGATGCACGCTCCGATGCGTCTTTTGACCCATTATTTGACGATGtaccagaagaagaagaagcaaaacCTGCATTGCCTATGGAATCCATGCTTGCTATTCCAAGCGGTTGGGAACCTGTTGCACAGCCAGCACAACAACCATCGCAGCCCGCACGTCCCCCACCCACCGTGATTCCACCCCCGAAAGGCGCTCCTCCTCTTTTTGACCCTGTTGAATATTCGACGTATTCCCCGGATCTACTGATGACCGCTTTCATCGATGGGCAGATACTCCTGTGGGACCGCAGAGTGCATACCAACGGCCGAGGCGTAGGAAGGTTATGGATGAGCGAAAAAACGCCGCCATGgtgtctgtct GCTTGCTGGTCTGCCGATGGTGCCCAGATCTTTGCCGGGAGGCGAAATGGCACGGTTGATGTATGGGATGTGCGAGTGCTCGGACAGAGTGGACCAACCAACACTCCTAGATTACTCAAGACGCTTCGTAATCCTGCGAGTTCAGGAGTAGTTTCTTGCGTCGTCGCTTTTCCAGATTGCCGGCATATGGCATG CGCATCTGTTGACAATATACGTCTTTGGAACGTCACTGACAGCGGGGAAGATGCCTGGGGCAAACCGAAGAGCGGTGTGCCATTCAAAATCATACCAGGCCATCATGGAGGGTACATATCACAAATGA TTATCGATCCCGGTGCCCGTTTCATGGTTAGCGCCAGCAGCAACCGTGGATGGTATGGGGATTCTACAAGGACAGTGTTCGTGCATGATATTAAACGCGTGGATTAG